Proteins encoded together in one Ignavibacteriales bacterium window:
- a CDS encoding T9SS type A sorting domain-containing protein → MNRRVYESGSIPYFLLRILLIVVTSTFLYSTTGRCQIFSCNLNWQPIMQVSHDSVLSITPKIVTDGNSIHIIWFGIDTIGGLSGTGIQYVHSFNNGEIFSAPTTVVSPDVAFSPGQFANSDFNLYITFTGYINGIVGTGFINSSDGGFTWSEPRILRSNAQPRLIAARDSIVLIHYAEQRPGTCGLLRSGDYGNTWRIMTTNMPPMNDFWLSSTEFHAVGIIPTTRRNDVGYFFSPDGGTQWYGPELVSPEDAISSLYPKIAIDELGERLIVWNDSGSIFLRQSNGYDEEDNLRWLAPIKIPASTNAVFPDIGYSEGLLVTVWDNYLGDSGTLILQHSTEKGEPFCPPFYPSDGKRSGEPILSLTENVLSLAWSGDDNGNGEIFFRREIFPGETRPKEAMLRQNYPNPFSRLTNIDYEISKEGLVRLEVFDLLGRKVETLVNQNQKPRRYHVQFNGGNLASGIYFCRLWTVQYSEVKKMILLR, encoded by the coding sequence ATGAACAGAAGGGTTTATGAATCGGGATCTATCCCTTATTTTCTATTACGAATATTACTGATCGTTGTCACATCGACATTTCTCTATTCAACAACGGGTAGATGCCAAATATTTTCTTGTAATCTCAACTGGCAACCGATTATGCAAGTTTCGCACGACTCTGTACTTTCAATCACTCCAAAAATTGTAACCGATGGAAACAGCATCCACATCATCTGGTTCGGCATCGACACCATCGGTGGTTTATCCGGAACCGGAATTCAATATGTCCATAGTTTTAACAACGGTGAAATATTCTCCGCACCTACAACTGTAGTTTCTCCCGATGTTGCATTCAGTCCGGGACAATTCGCTAATTCGGATTTCAATTTGTACATAACATTCACCGGTTATATTAACGGAATAGTTGGAACCGGATTTATCAACAGTTCAGACGGAGGATTTACATGGAGCGAACCGCGAATTCTACGATCAAACGCTCAACCTCGATTAATAGCCGCTCGCGATTCAATCGTACTAATTCATTATGCAGAACAGAGACCCGGTACATGCGGATTGTTGCGAAGCGGAGATTACGGAAATACTTGGCGCATCATGACTACGAACATGCCTCCAATGAACGATTTTTGGTTGAGTTCGACGGAATTTCATGCCGTTGGTATTATCCCAACAACCCGCCGTAACGACGTCGGTTATTTTTTTAGTCCTGATGGCGGAACTCAATGGTATGGTCCGGAATTAGTTTCACCCGAAGATGCTATATCTTCGCTCTACCCAAAAATCGCTATCGATGAATTAGGAGAACGATTAATCGTATGGAATGATTCCGGTTCAATTTTTTTAAGACAAAGTAACGGATATGATGAAGAAGATAACCTGAGATGGCTGGCTCCAATAAAAATACCTGCCAGCACGAATGCCGTTTTCCCCGACATAGGTTATTCAGAAGGATTACTTGTAACCGTTTGGGATAACTATCTTGGAGATTCAGGTACCTTAATTTTACAGCACAGCACAGAAAAAGGGGAACCATTCTGCCCGCCATTCTACCCTTCTGATGGTAAACGATCGGGTGAACCTATATTAAGTTTAACAGAAAACGTATTAAGCCTGGCATGGTCCGGAGATGACAACGGAAACGGAGAGATATTCTTCCGTCGGGAAATTTTCCCCGGTGAAACAAGGCCTAAAGAAGCGATGCTGAGACAGAACTATCCAAATCCATTCAGCAGATTAACAAATATCGACTATGAAATATCAAAAGAGGGTTTGGTAAGATTGGAAGTGTTCGATTTGCTGGGAAGAAAAGTTGAAACCCTTGTGAATCAAAATCAAAAACCGAGAAGATATCATGTTCAATTTAATGGAGGAAATCTTGCATCGGGGATTTATTTTTGCAGATTATGGACAGTACAATATTCCGAGGTTAAAAAAATGATCCTCCTCCGCTGA